The following proteins are co-located in the Apium graveolens cultivar Ventura chromosome 5, ASM990537v1, whole genome shotgun sequence genome:
- the LOC141723718 gene encoding homeobox protein knotted-1-like 2 isoform X2, giving the protein MEHLYGLHSTPDNYSHTTPNTSLPFPATEFQPFDTFYHPIFESPEHMFSATSSSAISDAASIQRCRHNSNSTGSEDELSSAIRAKIASHPLYPKLLQAYMDCQKVGASSDIADLLEEIEREKVYSERSVSSTYIGDDPELDEFMVTYSELLVKYKSDLARPFNEATTFLNDIESQLQDLCNTSSRTCISDETTASSEEDLGTREVDVLEYEQIREDRELKDKLHRKYSGYISLLKNEFSNKKKKAKLPREARQVLLDWWTLHYKWPYPTEADKVALADSTGLDQKQINNWFINQRKRHWKPSENMQLDAMENLYGSLFTNKEGGIS; this is encoded by the exons ATGGAGCACCTGTACGGCCTTCACTCCACACCGGATAATTACTCCCACACAACTCCTAATACCTCCCTCCCTTTTCCGGCCACCGAGTTCCAGCCTTTCGATACTTTTTATCATCCTATCTTCGAATCACCCGAACACATGTTCTCCGCAACATCATCATCTGCTATATCCGATGCGGCTTCAATACAAAGATGCCGACATAACAGTAATAGTACTGGATCAGAAGATGAGCTTTCTAGCGCAATTCGTGCTAAAATTGCTTCTCATCCTCTTTACCCTAAACTCCTCCAAGCTTACATGGATTGCCAAAAG GTAGGCGCATCTTCAGATATAGCTGATCTGTTAGAGGAAATCGAGAGAGAGAAGGTCTACTCTGAAAGATCGGTATCTTCAACTTACATAGGCGACGATCCTGAGCTCGATGAGTTCATG GTAACTTATTCGGAGCTACTAGTTAAGTATAAATCAGATCTTGCGAGGCCTTTTAATGAAGCAACTACGTTTTTGAACGACATAGAATCTCAGCTCCAAGATCTCTGCAACACCTCTTCTAGAACCTGTATTTCAG ACGAAACCACGGCCTCCTCGGAAGAAGATCTTGGCACCAGAGAGGTAGATGTACTGGAATATGAGCAGATAAGAGAAGATCGAGAACTTAAAGATAAACTGCATCGTAAATATAGTGGGTATATAAGTTTGCTTAAGAATGAATTTTCAAATAAGAAGAAGAAAGCAAAGTTGCCCAGGGAAGCAAGGCAAGTTCTGCTGGACTGGTGGACTCTTCATTATAAGTGGCCGTATCCTACG GAAGCAGACAAGGTAGCTCTAGCAGATTCTACAGGCCTGGACCAAAAGCAGATTAACAATTGGTTTATAAACCAACGGAAACGCCACTGGAAGCCATCCGAGAATATGCAATTGGACGCCATGGAAAACTTATACGGATCTCTGTTCACGAATAAAGAAGGTGGGATTTCATAG
- the LOC141723718 gene encoding homeobox protein knotted-1-like 6 isoform X1 → MEHLYGLHSTPDNYSHTTPNTSLPFPATEFQPFDTFYHPIFESPEHMFSATSSSAISDAASIQRCRHNSNSTGSEDELSSAIRAKIASHPLYPKLLQAYMDCQKVGASSDIADLLEEIEREKVYSERSVSSTYIGDDPELDEFMVTYSELLVKYKSDLARPFNEATTFLNDIESQLQDLCNTSSRTCISVSISTATDETTASSEEDLGTREVDVLEYEQIREDRELKDKLHRKYSGYISLLKNEFSNKKKKAKLPREARQVLLDWWTLHYKWPYPTEADKVALADSTGLDQKQINNWFINQRKRHWKPSENMQLDAMENLYGSLFTNKEGGIS, encoded by the exons ATGGAGCACCTGTACGGCCTTCACTCCACACCGGATAATTACTCCCACACAACTCCTAATACCTCCCTCCCTTTTCCGGCCACCGAGTTCCAGCCTTTCGATACTTTTTATCATCCTATCTTCGAATCACCCGAACACATGTTCTCCGCAACATCATCATCTGCTATATCCGATGCGGCTTCAATACAAAGATGCCGACATAACAGTAATAGTACTGGATCAGAAGATGAGCTTTCTAGCGCAATTCGTGCTAAAATTGCTTCTCATCCTCTTTACCCTAAACTCCTCCAAGCTTACATGGATTGCCAAAAG GTAGGCGCATCTTCAGATATAGCTGATCTGTTAGAGGAAATCGAGAGAGAGAAGGTCTACTCTGAAAGATCGGTATCTTCAACTTACATAGGCGACGATCCTGAGCTCGATGAGTTCATG GTAACTTATTCGGAGCTACTAGTTAAGTATAAATCAGATCTTGCGAGGCCTTTTAATGAAGCAACTACGTTTTTGAACGACATAGAATCTCAGCTCCAAGATCTCTGCAACACCTCTTCTAGAACCTGTATTTCAG TTTCAATTTCTACTGCTACAGACGAAACCACGGCCTCCTCGGAAGAAGATCTTGGCACCAGAGAGGTAGATGTACTGGAATATGAGCAGATAAGAGAAGATCGAGAACTTAAAGATAAACTGCATCGTAAATATAGTGGGTATATAAGTTTGCTTAAGAATGAATTTTCAAATAAGAAGAAGAAAGCAAAGTTGCCCAGGGAAGCAAGGCAAGTTCTGCTGGACTGGTGGACTCTTCATTATAAGTGGCCGTATCCTACG GAAGCAGACAAGGTAGCTCTAGCAGATTCTACAGGCCTGGACCAAAAGCAGATTAACAATTGGTTTATAAACCAACGGAAACGCCACTGGAAGCCATCCGAGAATATGCAATTGGACGCCATGGAAAACTTATACGGATCTCTGTTCACGAATAAAGAAGGTGGGATTTCATAG
- the LOC141723718 gene encoding homeobox protein knotted-1-like 6 isoform X3, translating to MEHLYGLHSTPDNYSHTTPNTSLPFPATEFQPFDTFYHPIFESPEHMFSATSSSAISDAASIQRCRHNSNSTGSEDELSSAIRAKIASHPLYPKLLQAYMDCQKVGASSDIADLLEEIEREKVYSERSVSSTYIGDDPELDEFMVTYSELLVKYKSDLARPFNEATTFLNDIESQLQDLCNTSSRTCISVSISTATDETTASSEEDLGTREVDVLEYEQIREDRELKDKLHRKYSGYISLLKNEFSNKKKKAKLPREARQVLLDWWTLHYKWPYPTTR from the exons ATGGAGCACCTGTACGGCCTTCACTCCACACCGGATAATTACTCCCACACAACTCCTAATACCTCCCTCCCTTTTCCGGCCACCGAGTTCCAGCCTTTCGATACTTTTTATCATCCTATCTTCGAATCACCCGAACACATGTTCTCCGCAACATCATCATCTGCTATATCCGATGCGGCTTCAATACAAAGATGCCGACATAACAGTAATAGTACTGGATCAGAAGATGAGCTTTCTAGCGCAATTCGTGCTAAAATTGCTTCTCATCCTCTTTACCCTAAACTCCTCCAAGCTTACATGGATTGCCAAAAG GTAGGCGCATCTTCAGATATAGCTGATCTGTTAGAGGAAATCGAGAGAGAGAAGGTCTACTCTGAAAGATCGGTATCTTCAACTTACATAGGCGACGATCCTGAGCTCGATGAGTTCATG GTAACTTATTCGGAGCTACTAGTTAAGTATAAATCAGATCTTGCGAGGCCTTTTAATGAAGCAACTACGTTTTTGAACGACATAGAATCTCAGCTCCAAGATCTCTGCAACACCTCTTCTAGAACCTGTATTTCAG TTTCAATTTCTACTGCTACAGACGAAACCACGGCCTCCTCGGAAGAAGATCTTGGCACCAGAGAGGTAGATGTACTGGAATATGAGCAGATAAGAGAAGATCGAGAACTTAAAGATAAACTGCATCGTAAATATAGTGGGTATATAAGTTTGCTTAAGAATGAATTTTCAAATAAGAAGAAGAAAGCAAAGTTGCCCAGGGAAGCAAGGCAAGTTCTGCTGGACTGGTGGACTCTTCATTATAAGTGGCCGTATCCTACG ACAAGGTAG